In Accipiter gentilis chromosome 17, bAccGen1.1, whole genome shotgun sequence, one DNA window encodes the following:
- the ASCL3 gene encoding achaete-scute homolog 3: MQNLVDGKSYCNLMDKLSICTETQRIQLAKPFCADPVVMFHVYPETPNQVTCSEDLSSLPFMSEHLIAENFYSEPCTFPYQMPHSNYCRSEYSYGPAFIRKRNERERQRVKCVNEGYAKLRHHLPKEYLEKRLSKVETLRAAIKYISYLQSVLYNDSVVAEKNVMELGQTPKAINKQNQFLKTI; the protein is encoded by the coding sequence ATGCAGAACCTGGTGGATGGCAAAAGCTACTGTAACCTCATGGACAAGTTATCAATCTGTACTGAGACTCAGCGCATACAGCTGGCTAAGCCTTTCTGTGCCGACCCAGTGGTCATGTTTCATGTGTACCCAGAAACACCAAACCAGGTCACTTGCTCTGAAGATTTGTCATCCCTTCCTTTCATGTCTGAGCATCTCATTGCAGAGAACTTCTACAGTGAGCCCTGCACGTTTCCCTACCAAATGCCCCATTCCAATTACTGCAGAAGTGAGTACTCCTATGGACCAGCTTTCATCAGAAAGAGGAATGAGAGGGAAAGACAGAGGGTTAAATGTGTCAATGAAGGCTATGCTAAACTGAGGCATCACCTACCTAAGGAATACTTGGAGAAACGCCTCAGCAAAGTAGAGACACTCCGTGCTGCAATAAAATACATTAGCTACCTACAGTCTGTTCTGTACAATGATTCTGTggtggcagaaaaaaatgtcatggaGCTAGGCCAAACACCTAAAGCaattaacaaacaaaaccagtttttgaAGACGATCTAA